The following are encoded together in the Juglans microcarpa x Juglans regia isolate MS1-56 chromosome 2D, Jm3101_v1.0, whole genome shotgun sequence genome:
- the LOC121250563 gene encoding uncharacterized protein LOC121250563 — protein MSSADEEKEEKERLVEATTKVEYLEPLMSKELLCKFPDNSAFDFDYTQSSIWSPLVPRAFSPMDLDFDLGFITPRNLSFGMELDMDLGNKNKLKKVTSNIKKKISTTAFNINLNLLKMKHKKKMKASEFSPTPIKSTCYPATTKAWTKVLKATAKHFKKKQKKDHTAYWKPSNYLIDGNISR, from the exons ATGTCCAGCGCagatgaggaaaaagaagaaaaggagaggcTTGTTGAGGCCACTACCAAAGTGGAGTACTTGGAGCCATTGATGTCAAAAGAGCTTCTCTGCAAATTCCCCGACAACTCGGCCTTCGATTTTGACTACACGCAGAGCTCAATATGGTCCCCTTTGGTCCCTCGGGCTTTCAGTCCCATGGACTTGGACTTTGATTTGGGTTTCATAACACCAAGGAATCTCTCATTCGGGATGGAGTTGGATATGGATTTGGGCAACAAAAACAAGCTCAAGAAAGTCACTTCCAACATCAAGAAGAAGATCAGCACCACTGCCTTCAACATCAATCTTAATCTTTTGAAAATGAAGcataagaagaaaatgaaggcaTCTGAGTTCTCTCCAACTCCCATAAAGAGCACATGTTATCCAGCCACCACGAAG GCATGGACTAAGGTGCTAAAAGCTACGGCCAAACATTTCAAGAAAAAGCAGAAGAAAGATCACACGGCCTATTGGAAGCCCTCCAACTATTTGATAGATGGAAATATTTCAAGATGA
- the LOC121250564 gene encoding anthocyanidin 3-O-glucosyltransferase 2-like gives MKRAELVFIPAPGMGHLVSSLQFAKRLLDREDRFSITVLVINAEFGPTNHGLVQSIAASDTRVRFIHLPQIDPPPKELFFRSVENFITVFIDKYRSHVKEAIINHVLSASVPLAGMVVDLFCSSMIDVAHELRVPSYVFFTASAAIFGFILYLPTRHDQVRIEFRETDPESVIPSYVNPVPPGALPSFALNKEGGYISMVNHGRKYKEADGIIINTFSELESHAVSSFFNGIIPPIYTVGPIIDLEAKTPSGDKEAKHEEIMKWLDDQPPSSVVFLCFGSFGSFGEPQLKETALGLERSGHRFLWSVRLTSQDDNLAKPTDAQNLEQILPPGFLERTRGIGMICGWAPQVEVLAHKAIGGFVSHCGWNSILESLWHGVPIATWPLYAEQQTNAFQMVRDLGLAVELKIDYRLGSSMLVMADEIEKAVRCLMEADSEVRKRVKEMSEKSREAVIEGGSSYASLGRLIEAIMANNTVLRGSE, from the coding sequence ATGAAGAGAGCAGAGCTTGTGTTCATCCCTGCCCCTGGAATGGGTCACCTCGTATCCTCACTCCAGTTTGCAAAACGTTTACTTGATCGAGAAGACCGTTTTTCGATCACGGTTCTCGTCATTAACGCAGAGTTTGGACCCACCAACCATGGGCTCGTACAGTCGATTGCTGCCTCCGACACCCGTGtaagatttattcatcttcctCAGATAGATCCTCCCCCGAAAGAGCTTTTCTTTAGGTCTGTTGAGAATTTTATCACCGTTTTCATAGATAAATACAGAAGTCATGTCAAAGAAGCTATCATCAACCATGTGTTATCCGCTTCGGTTCCACTTGCCGGCATGGTGGTCGATTTGTTCTGCTCCTCCATGATTGATGTGGCTCACGAGCTTCGTGTCCCGTCTTATGTCTTCTTCACTGCTAGTGCTGCCATTTTTGGCTTCATTCTCTACCTTCCAACCCGGCATGACCAGGTCCGCATTGAGTTTAGGGAAACAGATCCCGAGTCAGTCATTCCGAGTTATGTCAACCCTGTTCCTCCTGGTGCTTTGCCTTCATTTGCGCTCAACAAGGAAGGTGGGTACATCTCCATGGTAAATCATGGTAGAAAGTACAAAGAGGCCGATGGTATTATTATCAACACGTTTTCTGAGCTGGAATCTCATGCGGTAAGCTCCTTTTTTAACGGAATTATACCTCCGATTTACACAGTGGGACCGATTATTGACCTCGAGGCTAAGACGCCTTCAGGAGATAAAGAGGCCAAGCATGAGGAGATAATGAAGTGGCTTGATGATCAACCTCCATCATCAGTGGTTTTCTTATGCTTTGGAAGCTTCGGAAGCTTTGGAGAACCCCAATTGAAAGAGACTGCCCTTGGGCTCGAGCGGAGCGGCCACCGGTTTCTGTGGTCAGTACGTTTGACATCTCAAGATGATAACTTAGCCAAACCTACTGATGCCCAGAATCTCGAGCAAATCTTGCCACCAGGATTCCTGGAAAGAACAAGAGGCATTGGAATGATATGTGGGTGGGCTCCGCAAGTGGAGGTCCTTGCCCACAAAGCTATCGGAGGGTTTGTGTCCCATTGTGGGTGGAACTCGATCTTGGAGAGCCTGTGGCATGGTGTACCTATTGCTACTTGGCCACTTTATGCGGAACAGCAAACCAATGCATTCCAGATGGTGAGGGATCTGGGGTTAGCAGTGGAGTTGAAAATTGATTACAGGCTTGGTAGTAGCATGCTTGTGATGGCCGACGAGATAGAGAAGGCGGtgagatgtttgatggaagcTGATAGCGAGGTGAGAAAGAGGGTCAAAGAGATGAGTGAAAAAAGCAGAGAGGCTGTAATTGAAGGTGGATCTTCATATGCATCACTTGGTCGGCTGATTGAGGCTATAATGGCAAACAATACAGTTCTGCGAGGAAGTGAGTGA